The Caulifigura coniformis genome includes a region encoding these proteins:
- a CDS encoding ArsR/SmtB family transcription factor, whose translation MTRAAKANRTCAPAADRRGVPVDERLAELAWGIAHPLRVKILQILTRRQSCVCGEIVDELPVAQSTVSQHLKILKECGLIQGEVDGPRVCYCVNSKALGELKSLISDL comes from the coding sequence ATGACACGAGCGGCGAAGGCAAATCGGACGTGCGCCCCCGCCGCGGATCGCCGCGGCGTTCCCGTCGATGAGCGATTGGCTGAACTGGCGTGGGGAATCGCGCACCCGCTACGAGTCAAGATTCTGCAAATCCTGACCCGCCGCCAATCGTGCGTGTGCGGTGAGATCGTGGACGAGCTGCCGGTGGCCCAGTCGACGGTCTCCCAGCACCTGAAGATCCTGAAAGAGTGCGGACTCATTCAGGGGGAAGTGGACGGGCCCCGCGTCTGTTATTGCGTCAACTCCAAGGCGTTGGGGGAGCTGAAGTCTTTGATCTCGGATCTGTGA
- a CDS encoding OsmC family protein — translation MSQPKMTFHVESRRVDAHSSTSRCKDAEIPLDTDLAGNRDAFNPAELLLAALSACIIKGIERVSPILRFTFTSLEVKVVGVRQDVPPKMESIDYEIIIETDQSDHQLDLLHENVKKYGTVFNTVAPGTVLRGVLRRKGAEE, via the coding sequence ATGAGTCAGCCCAAGATGACCTTTCACGTCGAATCGCGGCGAGTCGATGCCCATTCCAGCACGTCGCGTTGCAAGGACGCGGAGATCCCTCTGGATACCGACCTCGCCGGGAACCGGGATGCATTCAATCCTGCCGAACTGCTGCTGGCTGCACTTTCGGCGTGCATCATCAAAGGGATCGAACGCGTGTCTCCGATTCTTCGGTTCACGTTCACTTCGCTCGAAGTCAAGGTGGTCGGCGTCCGACAGGATGTTCCACCGAAGATGGAGTCCATCGACTACGAAATCATCATCGAGACTGACCAGTCAGACCATCAACTGGACCTGCTACACGAGAACGTGAAGAAATACGGAACTGTCTTCAACACCGTGGCGCCAGGAACCGTGCTCCGCGGCGTGCTGCGCCGCAAAGGGGCTGAAGAATGA